The following proteins come from a genomic window of Aphelocoma coerulescens isolate FSJ_1873_10779 chromosome 18, UR_Acoe_1.0, whole genome shotgun sequence:
- the SSTR2 gene encoding somatostatin receptor type 2, giving the protein MELEYELPNATAFWFSPASPFDNFSLEAPTNTSQNATGQHFDLTSNAILTFIYFVVCIIGLCGNTLVIYVILRYAKMKTITNIYILNLAIADELFMLGLPFLAMQVALVHWPFGKALCRIVMTVDGINQFTSIFCLTVMSVDRYLAVVHPIKSAKWRRPRTAKMINVAVWGVSLLVIMPIMIYAGVQHNHGRSSCTIIWPGESGAWYTGFIIYAFILGFLVPLTIICLCYLFIIIKVKSSGIRVGSSKRKKSEKKVTRMVSIVVAVFIFCWLPFYIFNVSSVSVMIVPTPVLKGMFDFVVVLSYANSCANPILYAFLSDNFKKSFQNVLCLVKVSGMDEADRSDSKQDKSRLNETTETQRTLLNGDLQTSI; this is encoded by the coding sequence ATGGAGCTGGAGTACGAGCTGCCCAATGCCACCGCCTTCTGGttctccccagcatcccccttCGACAACTTCTCCCTGGAGGCGCCCACCAACACCTCCCAGAACGCCACGGGCCAGCACTTCGACCTGACCAGCAACGCCATCCTCACCTTCATCTACTTCGTGGTCTGCATCATCGGGCTGTGCGGCAACACGCTGGTCATCTACGTCATCCTCCGCTATGCCAAGATGAAAACCATCACCAACATCTACATCCTCAACCTGGCCATCGCAGACGAGCTCTTCATGCTCGGGCTGCCCTTCCTGGCCATGCAGGTGGCCCTGGTGCACTGGCCCTTCGGCAAAGCCCTCTGCAGGATTGTCATGACGGTGGATGGCATCAACCAGTTCACCAGTATCTTCTGCCTGACGGTTATGAGCGTTGACCGGTACCTGGCTGTCGTCCATCCCATCAAATCTGCCAAGTGGAGGCGGCCCAGGACAGCCAAAATGATCAACGTGGCCGTTTGGGGCGTCTCCCTGCTGGTGATCATGCCCATCATGATTTATGCAGGGGTGCAGCACAACCACGGCAGGAGTAGCTGCACCATCATCTGGCCGGGAGAGTCGGGTGCCTGGTACACGGGATTCATCATCTACGCCTTCATCCTGGGCTTCCTGGTGCCTCTCACCATAATCTGCCTTTGCTATCTGTTCATCATCATCAAAGTCAAGTCCTCGGGCATCAGGGTGGGCTCCTCCAAGAGGAAAAAGTCCGAGAAGAAAGTCACCAGGATGGTGTCCATCGTGGTCGCTGTCTTCATCTTCTGCTGGCTCCCCTTCTACATCTTCAACGTCTCCTCCGTGTCCGTCATGATCGTGCCCACGCCCGTCCTCAAGGGCATGTTCGACTTCGTGGTGGTCCTCAGCTATGCCAACAGCTGTGCCAACCCCATCCTCTACGCCTTCCTGTCTGACAACTTCAAGAAGAGCTTTCAGAACGTGCTGTGCCTGGTGAAGGTCAGTGGCATGGACGAGGCCGACCGCAGCGACAGCAAGCAGGACAAATCCCGGCTCAACGAGACCACGGAAACCCAGAGGACCCTGCTCAATGGTGACCTGCAGACGAGCAtctga